The region CCATGACAGAGACAACGAAAGTAGCCGTAGTAACGGGAGGCTCCGCCGGGATCGGGGAGGCGTGTGCGCGGGCGCTCGCCGCGGACGGTTGGAAGGTGTACGTGGCGGCGCGCCGGGTGGAGCACTGCCAGGCCATCGCAGAAGAGATCGGGGGCGTGGCGGTGCGCCTTGATGTGACGGATGAGGTGAGTGTGGGGGAGTTGGCGTCGATAATTGAGGGGCCGGTTGGGCTGCTGGTGAATAATGCGGGCGGCGCGAAGGGCCTCGACCTGCTTCGCGACGCGAACCCCGCCGACTGGCAGTGGATGTACGAGACGAACGTGCTCGGCACCATGCGGGTGACGAAGGCCCTGTACCCGCACCTGCTGGAGGCGTCCGGTCTGGTGGTGAACATTGGGTCCGTGGCGGCGACTGACGCGTACAAGGGCGGCAGCGGCTATAACGCGGCGAAGTACGGGCTGCGCGGGATCACGCGGGCGCTGCGACGGGAAGAGGCGGAGAATAACATCCGCGTCACGGAGATTGACCCTGGCCGGGTGAAGACGGACTTCTCCCTGAACCGTTTCGCGGGCGATGCCGAGCGCGCGGACGCGGTGTACGAGGGCAAGCTGAACCTGACCGCGGAGGACATCGCGGAGGCGGTGCGTTGGGTGGCGAGTTTGCCGCCGCACGTGAACATCGATACCTTGTCGATTATGCCGACTGACCAGGCTGAACGCTAAGTGTCGGGGGCGTGGCTTAGACTGGCTGCATGATTCTAAGCACTACTAATTCCGTCGATGGGGGCACCATCGCTGAGTACATGCGCATCGTGGGCGGCGAGGCGATCGTCGGCATGAATGTGTTCAAGGATTTCGCGGCGGGCATTCGCAACATTGTGGGTGGTCGCGCCGCCGCGTGGGAGGCCGACGTCGTGCGCGCCCGCGAGGAGGCCCTGAACGAGCTGTGGCATCGCGCCGCGGAGATGGGGGCTGACGCGGTGGTTGGCGTGAAGGTGGACTACGAGTCCATGGGCGCTGACGGCGGCATGATGTTGGTGTCCGCGGTGGGCACTGCGGTCAAGCTTGCTCCGCCGGTGGTGTAATCATGGCGTTTGATGTGGTGATTTCGGGGGAGAGCATTAAGCTCGGTCAGTTTTTGAAGGTGGCCAACCTTGTGGAGTCCGGCGGGCACGCCAAGGAGCTCATCAACGCCGGCGAGGTCAGTGTCAATGGGGAGGTGGTGCGTGCGCGCGGGCACCTGCTTTTCGACGCCGACTCCGTCACCGTCGGCACCCAAACGGCAACCGTGAGCACCGGCGGGGATGACGGCGACTACTTCGATGAGCGCACCGCGAACGACGATTTCGATCCGGAAAAGTGGAGGAACATGTAAATGCCTGCGTTTCAGGGAACACCAGGGATGCCGTACTGGCAGGACTGCTTGACCAAGGACGTGCAGAAGTCAGCGTACTTCTACTCGAAGGTGCTCGGCTGGGAAGTGACGGGCGAGACGTACCGGGTTGCCCGGAAGGACGGGTTGCCGGTGGCGGGGTTCGTGCCGTCGAATCAGGAGCGGGACCTGTGGGTGACGTACTTCATGGACGCGGACGGCTCGATTGAGTCACGTGTGGAGTCGCTGGGCGGCAAGGTGCTGAGCTCCCAGGAGGTGGACTTCGGTGTGATGACGGTGTGTGCCGACCCGTCCGGTGGCCTGTTCGGCCTGATGCGCCCGGCGGGGGAGGACGCCTTCGTTGCCGCTGGTGAGCCGGGTGTTCCGGTGTGGTACGAGTGCGTGGCGCCGGATGAGGCCACCGTGGACTTCTATGGGGAGCTGTTCGACTGGGAGCTGCGCAAGGAAAGCGGCTACTACATTGCGCTGCAGGAGGGCGCGGCGTTCTTGGGCCTGCGTCTGGACCCGCGGCTGCAGCAGCATGGCCTTGCGGCGGTCTGGCACTCCTACTTCGGCGTCAAGGACGTTGATGCGGCGTCCCATGCGGTGCGTATGGGTGGCGGCCAGGTGTTGGCTGGCCCGACGCTCAGCCCGTTCGGCCCGATGCTTGGGGCGAAGGACGCCACCGGCGCCAACGTGTACCTGTGCGAGGTGCCGGAGCCGGTCAGCGAGGACGTCAGTGAAGCAGACTCCATCCTGGACCTCTAGGGCGCGAAACGAAGCGGAAGCACTGTGTTGAAGAAGTGGATTACGGCGCTGTTGGTGTGCGCGCTGATGCCCGCGCTGCAGGGGTTTCATGTGAACCCCGGCTACACGCGGGAGCGCACTGCGCTGGCGGTGGTGCACCCGGACGGCCGGGTGTCGATCTCCCCGGCGGGCGAGGAGCCGCGCGCCGCGCTGTCCCTGGCCAAGCTCTACCTGGGCTACTGGGTGCTCTACAACGGCACGAAGGAGGAGAAGGCGCAGGTTGAGGAGATGGTGCGCGTCTCCAACGACGCCATCGCCGAGGCGCTCGACGCCCGCTACCCGCAGGCCATCGACGAGATTGCCGCCGACTTTGAGCTGGAGCGCACGCAGCGCGTCGGCGCGTGGGGTACCACGTTGACTTCGGCGAGAGACGTAGCCACCTTCATCGCGGCCATCCTGTGGGACCCGGTTGCTGAGCCGCTGTTGGACGGGATGCGCCGGCAGTCGCTGGTGGCCTCTGACGGGTTTGGTCAGCAGTTCGGCACCGCGCGTCTGCGCGGCGTGCAGGGCTCCAAGATGGGCTGGGCCAACGAGGCCACCACAGCGACCGCCTCTGTCTCCTGGGGCACCACGCTGGATGAGACGTGGGCGGTGGCGGCGCTAACGAATGGCAGCGCCTACCACAACACCGTCGACGTACGACGTGGCATTGTCCAGCGCCACGACGCCACGCCCGCGTCAGCCTTCGGCCACAGCAAGTCCGGCAAGAAACTCCGCGGCATCCAGGACCTTGCGCCGGTGCTGGGCCGGGGTGGCGATCACCCCGGTGGAGACGTACTCTTTCACTTCCGCCCCCTCGACTGAGGGCTGCTCCCACGCGGCGTCGGAGGCGCGTTGCAGCAGCACCCTCGCTTCGCCGACCTCGATCGTTGTAGCAGCGTCAGTGGGGAAGGTGAGCACGTAGGCGTCCGCGCCCGCAGGCAGCAGCCCGCAGGAGGAGCCGGTGCCCCACACCGCGACCACGTCCGCGCCTTCCTGGCGTGCGGCATGCACGGCGGAGGCGACGCCAGTCGGGTCGTCTACG is a window of Corynebacterium pseudogenitalium DNA encoding:
- a CDS encoding SDR family oxidoreductase translates to MTETTKVAVVTGGSAGIGEACARALAADGWKVYVAARRVEHCQAIAEEIGGVAVRLDVTDEVSVGELASIIEGPVGLLVNNAGGAKGLDLLRDANPADWQWMYETNVLGTMRVTKALYPHLLEASGLVVNIGSVAATDAYKGGSGYNAAKYGLRGITRALRREEAENNIRVTEIDPGRVKTDFSLNRFAGDAERADAVYEGKLNLTAEDIAEAVRWVASLPPHVNIDTLSIMPTDQAER
- a CDS encoding heavy metal-binding domain-containing protein, producing the protein MILSTTNSVDGGTIAEYMRIVGGEAIVGMNVFKDFAAGIRNIVGGRAAAWEADVVRAREEALNELWHRAAEMGADAVVGVKVDYESMGADGGMMLVSAVGTAVKLAPPVV
- a CDS encoding RNA-binding S4 domain-containing protein, whose amino-acid sequence is MAFDVVISGESIKLGQFLKVANLVESGGHAKELINAGEVSVNGEVVRARGHLLFDADSVTVGTQTATVSTGGDDGDYFDERTANDDFDPEKWRNM
- a CDS encoding VOC family protein — protein: MPAFQGTPGMPYWQDCLTKDVQKSAYFYSKVLGWEVTGETYRVARKDGLPVAGFVPSNQERDLWVTYFMDADGSIESRVESLGGKVLSSQEVDFGVMTVCADPSGGLFGLMRPAGEDAFVAAGEPGVPVWYECVAPDEATVDFYGELFDWELRKESGYYIALQEGAAFLGLRLDPRLQQHGLAAVWHSYFGVKDVDAASHAVRMGGGQVLAGPTLSPFGPMLGAKDATGANVYLCEVPEPVSEDVSEADSILDL